The following are encoded together in the Pyramidobacter piscolens W5455 genome:
- a CDS encoding GTPase, with protein sequence MAGRTAWFPGHMAKGTRQLEELLDKLDVVVEVRDARAPELTASPLTKKFARRKPVWIVMTKRDLADKDVTAQWLGYYKNNKREAWAFDLLSRQIAPLKQAFTRCKPQYRELRVAVVGIPNVGKSALLNLLIGKKSAPVGGIPGITRGVSWYRGGDFLVVDSPGILDPRSGAAIQRALAWLGCSKADVIGGYDTVACSLIDYLQRRGLWHFIEEKWGVPADPEDTVTVLEAVGRRLGCLVSGGMVDFTLAGRRFLESFSAGKLGSFSLESPTMPAAEKLQAPEDGDEDE encoded by the coding sequence ATGGCGGGCAGGACGGCGTGGTTCCCCGGGCACATGGCCAAGGGCACCCGGCAGCTGGAAGAACTTCTCGACAAGCTCGACGTGGTCGTCGAGGTCCGCGACGCGCGCGCCCCCGAGCTGACCGCGTCGCCGCTGACGAAAAAATTTGCGCGGCGCAAGCCCGTCTGGATCGTCATGACCAAAAGGGACCTTGCGGATAAGGACGTCACGGCGCAGTGGCTCGGTTATTATAAAAATAACAAGCGCGAGGCGTGGGCGTTCGATCTGCTGTCGCGGCAGATCGCGCCTTTGAAGCAGGCCTTCACGCGCTGCAAGCCCCAATATCGCGAGCTGCGGGTCGCGGTCGTGGGGATTCCCAACGTGGGCAAATCGGCGCTGCTGAATTTGCTGATCGGCAAAAAGTCCGCGCCGGTCGGCGGTATCCCCGGCATCACCCGCGGCGTTTCCTGGTACCGCGGCGGCGATTTTCTGGTCGTCGATTCGCCCGGCATTCTCGATCCGCGCTCGGGCGCGGCCATCCAAAGGGCTCTGGCCTGGCTCGGCTGTTCCAAGGCGGACGTGATCGGCGGCTACGACACGGTCGCCTGTTCTTTGATCGATTATCTGCAGCGGCGGGGGCTCTGGCATTTTATCGAAGAGAAGTGGGGCGTCCCCGCCGACCCGGAAGACACGGTGACCGTGCTCGAAGCCGTCGGGCGCCGATTGGGCTGTCTTGTCAGCGGCGGAATGGTCGATTTCACGCTTGCCGGCCGGCGATTTCTCGAATCGTTTTCGGCGGGGAAGCTGGGCAGTTTTTCGCTGGAAAGTCCGACGATGCCGGCGGCCGAAAAACTTCAGGCTCCGGAAGATGGGGATGAAGATGAGTGA
- the lepB gene encoding signal peptidase I: protein MVIREWWENLIAPAVRIWEKMIPVAWLRETLETVIWAVVLALLLKTFVIQAFWIPSGSMLPTLLEGDRVLVCKFEYLLRAPRRGDIFVFKYPKDPGVDYVKRLIALPGDKFEVRNGIVWINDQKVDEPYVTFRDTYNHAPVVVPEKSYIALGDNRPNSADSRYWGYVPEKNIRGPVILRYWPLNRIGLVK from the coding sequence ATGGTGATCAGGGAATGGTGGGAGAATCTTATCGCTCCTGCGGTGAGAATTTGGGAGAAAATGATTCCTGTGGCATGGCTTCGCGAGACGTTGGAGACCGTGATCTGGGCGGTTGTTTTGGCCCTGCTTCTGAAGACGTTCGTTATTCAGGCTTTTTGGATTCCCAGCGGCTCAATGCTTCCCACGCTCCTTGAAGGAGATCGCGTTCTGGTTTGCAAGTTTGAATATCTGCTCCGCGCTCCGCGCCGCGGGGACATCTTTGTCTTCAAGTATCCCAAAGATCCCGGCGTCGATTACGTGAAGCGTCTGATCGCCCTGCCCGGCGACAAATTCGAGGTACGGAACGGCATCGTCTGGATCAACGACCAAAAAGTCGACGAACCCTACGTGACGTTCCGCGACACGTACAATCACGCGCCGGTCGTCGTGCCCGAAAAGTCGTACATCGCGCTTGGCGACAACCGTCCGAACTCGGCCGACAGCCGTTATTGGGGCTACGTGCCCGAAAAGAACATCCGCGGCCCCGTGATTTTGCGCTACTGGCCGCTGAACAGGATCGGACTGGTGAAATAA
- a CDS encoding type II secretion system protein, with protein MMRGWRRKAFSLAEVLIGMTVILVLCAGLFNALRTESVQDLAARDMDDLRQWLDSAIIRADRWRCSFYLSIYLPSNLSQPHFMILRWLGRHSGSAIEEKFSANAKVRWRLNGTHRNFTYRWQTHTVTPAFVITACEANGRNTGEALTLSLRGSLRRTSSR; from the coding sequence ATGATGCGGGGATGGCGGCGGAAAGCTTTCTCTCTGGCGGAAGTCCTGATCGGCATGACCGTAATCCTCGTGCTTTGTGCCGGGCTTTTCAATGCGTTGCGCACCGAATCCGTTCAGGACCTGGCCGCAAGGGATATGGACGATCTGAGGCAGTGGCTCGATTCGGCCATAATTCGGGCGGATCGCTGGCGGTGCAGTTTTTACTTGAGTATTTATCTGCCGTCAAATTTATCTCAGCCGCATTTCATGATATTGCGCTGGCTTGGCAGACATTCAGGCAGTGCGATAGAGGAGAAATTCAGTGCCAATGCAAAAGTCCGCTGGCGTTTAAATGGAACTCACCGCAATTTCACGTATCGTTGGCAGACCCATACGGTCACGCCGGCGTTCGTAATCACTGCCTGCGAAGCAAACGGGCGGAATACCGGAGAGGCCCTGACGCTGTCCTTGCGGGGTTCGCTCAGGCGCACGAGTTCGCGGTAA